The Anabaena sp. WA102 genome contains a region encoding:
- a CDS encoding Mu transposase C-terminal domain-containing protein, whose product MELIDAILQAPDKIARRNAIADAAKALGKSTRTIKRMIEKVEQVGVATLAVGRKDKGQYRISKEWHDFIVSLHKWGNREGSRINHNQISGYLKALGSQGEKLQEKKYDEKFKGYSQVREDLITGKYPSHVTVYKVINSYLEEKHNKVRHPGSPIEGQILQTTEGILEITHSNQIWQIDHTRLDILLIHEEDKKVIGRPYITLVMDSYSGCVTGFYLGFEPAGSHEVGLALRHAILPKHYETEYQLQERWEICGIPEYIMTDRAKEFKSEHLKQVSLQLGFIRRLRAFPQAGGLIESIFDKINKETLSLYGGYTGSNIEERPPEAERTACLTLDKLEQILVKYFVDHYNRHDYPRAKNQKRIERWKSSCLLEEPELIDERELDICLMKIAYRNVEKYGSVNFLGWIYQGDCLLDYERKQVSLRYDKRNITTVIAYTRPINGEPGEFLGFIQARDFKRERMSLAELNYIKKKLRNEGKEVDKSSILNERLSIFEDVEQNRKERRRRRRKEAQQKHEVKTNKSKVVELFPENEIPETIEPPEEIKTAQENLISPIDTVSQNIVNSIDKQVEQSQRDTNQTNQTAKAKRRPRVGTKDWNQFMRDNW is encoded by the coding sequence GTGGAATTAATTGATGCCATCCTTCAAGCGCCTGACAAGATAGCTCGTAGGAATGCGATCGCAGATGCAGCGAAAGCTCTGGGTAAAAGCACTAGAACTATTAAGCGCATGATAGAGAAAGTTGAGCAGGTAGGGGTAGCCACTCTAGCTGTTGGACGTAAGGATAAAGGACAATATCGTATTTCCAAGGAGTGGCATGATTTTATTGTCAGCCTTCATAAATGGGGTAATAGAGAAGGTTCTCGGATCAATCACAATCAGATTTCTGGGTATTTAAAGGCTTTAGGTAGTCAAGGAGAGAAACTGCAAGAGAAGAAATATGATGAAAAATTTAAGGGATACTCTCAGGTGCGGGAGGATTTAATAACAGGAAAGTATCCTTCTCATGTCACTGTTTATAAAGTCATTAATTCCTATTTAGAAGAAAAACATAATAAAGTTCGCCATCCCGGTTCACCGATAGAAGGACAAATTCTGCAAACAACTGAAGGGATTTTAGAAATAACCCACAGTAACCAGATTTGGCAAATAGACCATACTAGATTAGATATTTTGTTGATTCACGAAGAAGATAAGAAAGTTATCGGTCGTCCATACATTACGTTGGTAATGGATAGTTATTCTGGTTGTGTCACAGGTTTTTATCTAGGTTTTGAACCTGCTGGCTCTCATGAAGTTGGTTTAGCTCTGCGTCATGCAATTTTACCAAAGCACTACGAAACAGAGTACCAACTTCAAGAAAGATGGGAGATTTGTGGAATACCTGAATATATAATGACAGATCGTGCAAAGGAATTTAAGTCCGAACATTTAAAACAAGTTTCACTACAGTTAGGTTTTATAAGGCGTTTACGTGCTTTTCCCCAGGCTGGTGGTTTAATTGAGTCTATTTTTGACAAGATTAATAAGGAAACTTTGTCATTATATGGTGGATATACTGGTTCAAATATTGAGGAACGCCCTCCAGAGGCAGAAAGAACTGCCTGTTTGACGCTTGATAAACTAGAGCAAATATTAGTGAAATATTTTGTAGACCACTACAATCGTCATGATTATCCCAGAGCAAAAAATCAAAAACGTATTGAGCGATGGAAATCAAGTTGTTTACTGGAAGAACCTGAGCTTATTGATGAACGTGAACTAGATATTTGTTTAATGAAAATTGCATATCGCAATGTAGAAAAATATGGTTCTGTTAACTTTCTTGGTTGGATATATCAGGGAGACTGCTTGTTAGATTATGAAAGGAAGCAAGTTTCTTTAAGATATGACAAGCGTAATATTACAACAGTTATTGCTTATACTCGTCCTATTAATGGTGAACCAGGAGAGTTTCTTGGCTTTATACAAGCTAGAGATTTTAAAAGAGAAAGGATGTCTCTGGCTGAATTAAATTATATCAAGAAAAAATTGCGTAATGAAGGTAAAGAAGTTGATAAATCGTCTATTTTGAATGAGCGGTTATCTATATTTGAAGATGTTGAACAAAACCGTAAGGAGAGACGTAGACGACGGCGTAAAGAAGCACAACAAAAACACGAGGTTAAAACTAATAAATCAAAAGTAGTGGAGTTGTTTCCTGAAAATGAAATACCAGAAACAATAGAACCTCCAGAAGAAATAAAAACTGCACAAGAAAATTTAATATCTCCAATTGACACTGTTTCACAAAACATTGTAAATTCAATAGATAAGCAAGTTGAACAAAGTCAACGGGATACCAATCAAACCAATCAAACAGCTAAAGCTAAACGAAGACCTAGAGTTGGTACAAAAGATTGGAATCAATTTATGAGGGATAATTGGTGA
- a CDS encoding M48 family metallopeptidase, which translates to MQQITVGELVIDVVRKNIKNLHLAVYPPDGRVRIATPLNLDDESVRLFAISKLAWIKKHQKNFQSQERQSPREFVSGESHYFQGKRYLLNVIYYLGTPKVEVRNNTYIDLYVREGSNEAQRQQVMMSWYRQQLKQEIPPLIAKWEKNIGVTVNEWGVKLMKTKWGTCNIEAKRIWLNLELAKKDKQCLEYVVVHEIVHLLERNHGDRFEALMNKFLPNWKLYKDELNRSPLGSY; encoded by the coding sequence ATGCAGCAAATAACAGTTGGTGAACTGGTGATAGATGTCGTCAGAAAGAATATTAAAAACCTACATCTGGCGGTTTACCCCCCAGATGGTCGAGTGCGTATAGCTACACCATTAAACCTTGATGATGAATCTGTGCGTTTATTCGCCATTTCCAAACTAGCCTGGATCAAAAAACATCAAAAAAACTTTCAATCCCAAGAACGCCAGTCACCCAGAGAATTTGTATCTGGTGAAAGCCATTATTTTCAAGGTAAACGCTATTTACTTAATGTTATCTATTATCTAGGAACTCCCAAAGTAGAAGTTAGAAATAATACTTATATTGACCTTTATGTAAGAGAAGGAAGTAATGAAGCTCAAAGACAACAGGTGATGATGTCTTGGTATAGACAGCAGTTAAAACAGGAGATTCCCCCATTGATCGCCAAATGGGAAAAGAACATAGGCGTTACTGTCAATGAATGGGGGGTAAAACTGATGAAAACCAAATGGGGTACTTGCAATATAGAAGCCAAACGCATCTGGCTAAATCTTGAACTGGCGAAAAAGGATAAGCAATGTTTAGAGTATGTAGTGGTGCATGAGATTGTACACCTCCTAGAACGCAATCATGGCGATCGCTTTGAGGCTTTGATGAATAAATTTTTACCCAATTGGAAATTATATAAGGATGAGTTGAACCGTTCTCCCTTGGGAAGTTATTGA
- a CDS encoding vWA domain-containing protein, whose product MIDTFNLDEVVEFAENPEPRCPCVLLLDTSGSMQGERIEALNQGLLSLKDELVKNSLASRRVEVAIITFDSNVNVVQDFVTADQFNPPILTAQGLTIMGSAIHKALDIIQERKSQYRTNGIAYYRPWVFMITDGEPQGELDHVVEQAAQRLQGDESNKRVAFFTVGVENANMSRLSQIAVRSPLKLKGLNFIEMFVWLSASMSAVSHSQVDEQVALPPIGWGSV is encoded by the coding sequence ATGATTGATACATTCAATCTTGACGAAGTTGTAGAATTTGCAGAAAACCCCGAACCCCGTTGTCCATGCGTGTTATTGCTAGATACTTCTGGTTCAATGCAAGGAGAACGAATCGAAGCCTTAAATCAAGGTTTGTTGAGTTTAAAGGATGAACTGGTTAAAAATTCCTTAGCATCCAGAAGGGTAGAAGTGGCAATTATTACATTTGATAGTAATGTTAATGTTGTTCAGGACTTTGTAACTGCTGATCAATTTAACCCGCCGATTCTCACAGCCCAGGGGTTAACAATTATGGGTTCGGCTATTCATAAAGCCTTGGATATTATTCAAGAGCGCAAATCCCAATATCGCACGAATGGTATTGCTTATTATCGTCCTTGGGTGTTTATGATTACTGATGGTGAACCCCAGGGTGAACTAGATCATGTTGTTGAACAAGCTGCCCAAAGACTGCAAGGGGATGAGTCTAATAAGCGGGTGGCGTTTTTTACGGTGGGTGTAGAGAATGCGAATATGAGCCGATTAAGTCAAATCGCTGTACGAAGTCCCCTGAAATTAAAGGGATTAAATTTCATTGAGATGTTTGTTTGGCTGTCTGCTAGTATGTCAGCGGTGTCTCATTCTCAGGTAGATGAACAGGTAGCACTACCACCAATTGGGTGGGGATCTGTTTAA
- a CDS encoding type II toxin-antitoxin system VapC family toxin — translation MKLLLDTHIWLWYLLGNERLSTQLQTTIPAATTELWLSPISIWETLLLAEKGRISLQPNPVAWVDLALNTLEIREASLNHHIAILSRQIELPHQDPGDRFIAATAVYYQLTLATVDTNLTGSSWLQTLS, via the coding sequence GTGAAGCTATTACTTGATACCCACATCTGGCTTTGGTATTTGCTTGGTAACGAACGTTTATCTACTCAACTGCAAACCACCATTCCAGCAGCAACAACCGAACTTTGGCTCAGTCCAATTAGTATCTGGGAAACTCTACTTTTAGCAGAAAAAGGACGAATATCTTTACAGCCTAATCCAGTTGCATGGGTTGATTTAGCCTTAAATACCTTAGAAATTCGTGAAGCTTCACTTAACCACCACATCGCCATTTTAAGCCGACAGATTGAGCTACCACACCAAGATCCAGGCGATCGCTTTATTGCAGCTACCGCAGTTTACTACCAATTAACATTAGCTACAGTTGATACCAATCTTACAGGTAGTTCCTGGTTACAAACATTAAGCTAG
- a CDS encoding TniQ family protein — MEQETVQHPPWYIEPYVGESISHYFGRFRRNEAISVSSPGSLSKAAGIGPVLARWEKFRFNPFPSQKELEAISKLIGLDTNRITQMLPPKGEKMKLEPIRLCAACYAEQPYHRLEWQFQSTVGCDRHKLRLLSECPFCGERFAIPALWEHGECNKCHAPFKSMKKRQKSY; from the coding sequence ATGGAGCAGGAAACAGTACAACATCCACCTTGGTATATTGAACCCTACGTAGGGGAGAGTATTAGCCACTACTTTGGTAGATTTAGGCGAAATGAAGCAATCAGCGTATCTTCTCCTGGGAGTTTAAGTAAAGCCGCAGGTATTGGACCAGTGTTAGCAAGGTGGGAGAAATTTCGATTTAATCCATTTCCTAGTCAAAAGGAATTGGAGGCAATTAGTAAATTAATTGGCTTAGATACAAACCGAATTACTCAAATGCTCCCACCCAAGGGTGAGAAAATGAAATTAGAGCCAATACGGTTATGTGCTGCGTGTTATGCAGAACAGCCATATCATAGATTGGAGTGGCAGTTTCAATCCACTGTGGGGTGCGATCGCCATAAGCTGCGTTTGCTTTCAGAGTGTCCCTTTTGTGGAGAACGGTTTGCTATTCCAGCACTGTGGGAACATGGAGAATGTAACAAGTGTCATGCGCCTTTTAAAAGTATGAAAAAGCGACAGAAATCTTACTAA
- a CDS encoding type I restriction endonuclease subunit R: protein MLNGQTPEKFEEEVKEKFIKSPAQMKLLIVVNKLLTGFDAPPATYLYIDKTMRDHTLFQAVCRVNRLDGEDKEYGYIVDYKDLFKSLEKSVKDYTSEAFEDYDADDVAGLLSDRLEKGRERLEESREAIKALCDPVEPPQDTPAYIRYFCGANDKPDTLEENQQKRIALYKYTSAFVRAYANLANDMIEAGYTPAEIEIIKQEVKHYEQVRGEVKLASGDYIDLKAYEPAMRHLIDSYIGAEESEAIATFEDMTLVQLIVQRGADAVNALPQGIKKNKTAVAETIENNLRKVIIDQQPTNPKYFEKMSTLLDELIQTRKTASQEYQDYLRKIVELSKQVAQPSSSSVYPQSLNSPAKIALYDNLNQNEALALSIDAAICQTKKDGWRGKTIKEREVKNAIKRHLELQEDCDSETLLRNAERIFEIVKSQSEY from the coding sequence ATGCTGAATGGGCAAACCCCAGAAAAATTTGAGGAAGAAGTTAAAGAGAAATTTATCAAATCACCTGCCCAAATGAAGCTCTTGATAGTAGTTAATAAATTGCTCACAGGTTTTGATGCGCCTCCTGCTACGTATCTCTACATTGATAAAACCATGCGAGATCATACACTTTTTCAAGCTGTTTGTCGTGTCAATCGTTTAGATGGTGAAGATAAAGAATATGGTTATATTGTTGACTACAAAGATTTATTTAAAAGCCTAGAAAAATCAGTGAAGGACTACACTTCAGAAGCCTTTGAAGATTATGATGCAGACGACGTTGCTGGCTTATTAAGTGACAGATTAGAAAAAGGCAGAGAACGCCTAGAAGAGTCTAGAGAAGCCATTAAAGCCCTTTGTGACCCTGTAGAACCACCCCAAGATACTCCTGCCTATATCCGCTATTTCTGCGGTGCTAATGACAAACCAGACACCCTTGAAGAGAACCAGCAAAAGCGTATAGCTCTTTATAAATATACATCCGCTTTCGTTCGTGCTTACGCCAACCTTGCTAATGACATGATAGAAGCTGGTTACACTCCAGCAGAAATCGAGATTATTAAACAAGAAGTTAAGCATTATGAACAGGTACGGGGTGAGGTAAAACTTGCCAGTGGCGATTATATTGATTTAAAAGCCTACGAACCCGCCATGCGTCACTTGATAGATAGTTATATTGGTGCAGAAGAAAGCGAAGCGATCGCCACCTTTGAGGATATGACGCTGGTGCAATTGATAGTCCAAAGGGGTGCTGATGCTGTGAACGCATTACCCCAAGGTATCAAAAAGAATAAAACAGCAGTAGCAGAAACCATTGAAAACAATTTACGCAAAGTGATCATTGATCAGCAACCAACCAACCCGAAATATTTTGAGAAAATGTCCACATTGCTGGACGAATTGATCCAAACTAGAAAAACAGCATCCCAAGAATATCAAGACTATTTACGGAAAATTGTGGAGTTAAGTAAACAAGTTGCACAACCCAGCAGTTCCTCAGTGTATCCTCAATCATTGAACTCTCCCGCCAAAATAGCTTTATACGATAACCTCAATCAAAATGAAGCCCTAGCACTATCCATAGATGCAGCAATTTGTCAAACTAAAAAAGATGGATGGCGAGGAAAAACAATCAAAGAACGGGAAGTTAAAAACGCAATTAAGAGACATTTAGAGTTGCAAGAAGATTGCGATAGCGAAACGCTACTGCGAAACGCAGAACGCATCTTTGAGATAGTAAAAAGCCAAAGTGAGTATTAA
- a CDS encoding type II toxin-antitoxin system Phd/YefM family antitoxin, producing the protein MEHITTSELPKTLQQIFAEIQRTKTPLTVTHDGEPLVIIYPATLQPQRPAFGAMKGSGEILGDVIAPVIPATTWEALQ; encoded by the coding sequence ATGGAACACATTACTACCAGTGAATTACCCAAAACACTCCAACAAATATTTGCAGAAATACAACGCACCAAAACACCCTTAACCGTCACCCATGACGGAGAACCCTTAGTGATTATTTATCCTGCCACTCTTCAACCCCAACGCCCAGCATTTGGAGCAATGAAGGGTAGCGGTGAAATATTGGGAGACGTGATTGCTCCAGTCATCCCTGCTACCACATGGGAAGCACTCCAGTGA
- a CDS encoding response regulator: MKNTGTFTKLSPQGLLRQLSNCYETTRLQAHSNSVSWLIYIEQGKIIYGTHSVEPFDRLERQMRRLHPQIPLVDNEVRVQMRLIFEPEDNHHLPNQIPEYEAINWLVNEQYLLLDHATLLIQELVKEVIESFLLIKTGDFELTEPLENFTEICKLDIDDIIEKCQNQLQNWRYLGRYISSPYQRPYLLVSSKFQDKRLPPLKENITNWMKGFSLRHLAIIMNQDELQLALSLYPYIVKGSIVLHEPDPPFDKLPKTCGSSLLFSEDSTELIRGKLFVADVAPSQDASSETPIISRNHLAVQQLVPDVADLPPEDFSPEAVNSNIEVDSQKVKINTKITQKTYKIISVDDSPTILKEISRYLEDENFTLVTINEPVKAVMSIIRHKPDLILLDLNMAGIDGYELCKIIRNNSLFKTIPIIFVTSNKGIIDKVKARFVGASGYLTKPFTRAELLKMIFMHLA, translated from the coding sequence ATGAAGAATACTGGCACATTTACCAAATTATCACCCCAAGGTTTATTAAGACAATTAAGCAATTGTTATGAAACTACCCGTTTGCAAGCACATAGTAACTCTGTATCTTGGTTGATATATATAGAACAAGGAAAAATTATCTATGGGACTCATTCAGTAGAACCCTTTGATAGATTAGAACGACAAATGCGTCGTCTCCATCCACAAATTCCTTTAGTTGATAATGAAGTGCGTGTACAAATGCGCTTGATATTTGAACCTGAAGATAATCATCATTTACCTAACCAAATTCCCGAATATGAAGCGATTAATTGGCTGGTTAATGAACAATATCTCCTTCTTGATCACGCAACATTACTGATTCAAGAATTAGTTAAAGAGGTAATTGAATCATTTCTCCTCATTAAAACAGGTGATTTTGAACTAACAGAACCACTAGAAAATTTTACCGAAATTTGTAAATTAGATATTGATGATATCATCGAAAAATGCCAAAACCAGTTACAAAATTGGCGGTATCTTGGTAGATACATATCTTCTCCCTATCAGCGTCCGTATTTGTTAGTTAGTAGCAAGTTTCAGGATAAAAGATTACCACCACTGAAAGAAAATATCACCAATTGGATGAAGGGTTTTAGCTTGCGTCATCTAGCGATTATTATGAATCAGGATGAGTTGCAACTAGCTTTAAGTTTATACCCCTATATTGTTAAGGGTTCGATAGTATTACATGAACCAGATCCCCCATTTGATAAGTTACCAAAAACTTGTGGAAGTTCATTACTATTTTCTGAAGATAGCACAGAGTTAATTAGGGGTAAATTATTTGTTGCGGATGTAGCACCCAGTCAAGATGCTTCTTCAGAAACTCCAATCATTTCGCGGAATCATCTGGCGGTTCAACAGCTAGTACCAGATGTTGCTGATTTACCTCCAGAGGATTTTTCACCTGAAGCTGTTAATAGTAACATAGAAGTTGATTCACAAAAAGTAAAAATCAATACGAAAATCACCCAAAAGACTTACAAAATTATTTCTGTAGATGATAGTCCTACAATTCTCAAAGAAATCAGTCGTTATTTGGAAGATGAGAATTTTACTTTGGTGACTATTAATGAACCTGTGAAGGCAGTAATGTCAATTATTAGACATAAGCCGGATCTAATTTTACTGGATTTAAATATGGCAGGAATTGACGGTTATGAACTGTGTAAAATTATCCGCAATAATTCCCTGTTTAAAACTATTCCCATTATTTTTGTGACTAGCAATAAGGGAATTATAGATAAAGTAAAAGCGAGATTTGTCGGTGCGTCTGGATACTTAACCAAGCCTTTCACCCGCGCTGAGTTGCTGAAAATGATCTTTATGCACTTGGCATAA
- a CDS encoding PP2C family serine/threonine-protein phosphatase, which translates to MNTSKQISQWRVVAASVCGTSHSKNQQLCQDAHHWQLLANNVLVIAAADGAGSAKLGKVGSMIAVETAIDHLSRQEITSDSLANDGVLRYLLSDAMLVARKAIEIEADVCNHQPHDLATTLILMIATPEIVAVGQVGDGLAVAKNSMGNLIALTIPSNGEYINQTTFLTSPGALETAQFEICREEIVNVGVLTDGLQMLALNMIVGEPHKPFFFPLFQFVANAEDKILAKEHLMRFLSSDKITQRTDDDLTLILAAFINS; encoded by the coding sequence ATGAATACATCAAAACAGATTTCTCAATGGCGGGTAGTGGCTGCTTCTGTATGTGGGACTAGTCATTCAAAAAACCAGCAACTTTGTCAGGATGCTCACCATTGGCAGCTATTGGCTAATAATGTGTTGGTGATAGCAGCGGCGGATGGTGCGGGTTCTGCTAAACTAGGAAAGGTGGGATCAATGATTGCGGTGGAAACGGCAATAGATCATCTTTCTCGCCAAGAGATAACGAGTGATTCTCTGGCTAATGATGGTGTTTTGCGTTATTTGCTCAGTGACGCTATGTTAGTAGCCCGCAAAGCTATAGAAATTGAGGCGGATGTTTGTAATCATCAACCTCATGATTTAGCAACTACCTTGATTCTGATGATTGCTACACCAGAAATTGTGGCTGTAGGGCAGGTTGGGGATGGTTTGGCTGTGGCTAAAAATAGTATGGGTAATCTGATAGCGTTAACCATTCCTAGCAATGGCGAATATATCAATCAAACAACTTTTCTTACGTCTCCTGGCGCTTTGGAGACAGCACAATTTGAAATATGTCGGGAAGAGATTGTTAATGTGGGTGTTTTGACTGATGGGTTACAAATGTTAGCTTTGAATATGATTGTTGGTGAACCTCACAAACCTTTCTTTTTTCCTTTATTTCAGTTTGTAGCGAATGCTGAAGATAAAATATTAGCAAAAGAACATTTAATGCGGTTTTTAAGTTCTGATAAGATTACTCAGCGGACTGATGATGATTTAACTTTAATTTTGGCTGCATTTATTAACTCATAA
- a CDS encoding type I restriction endonuclease subunit R: MNQVGQRERQTQNRVVQLFQHQLNYRYLGNWQHRLNNGNIETEIVTTFLRDKQGYNDTLINKALYELNKVAGDQSKNLYDINKEIYSLLRYGVNVKEEAGEKNQTVWLINWKEPLENDFAIAEEVTVKGENDKRPDIVLYINGIALGVLELKRSTISVSEGIRQNLDNQKSLFIKSFFNTMQLVMAGNDTEGLRYGTIETSEKYYLSWKEDTYSDIENPLDKHLLQLCEKTHLLELIHNFVVFDCGIKKLCRHNQYFGVKAAQDYISRNEGGIIWHTQGSGKSLTMVWLTKWIREYNPHARVLIMTDREELDEQIEGVFFGVNENIYRTKSGQDLITQLNNTTPWLLCSLIHKFGRKDSSAEQRGYDNYITQLKSSLPQNFQVKGDIYVFVDECHRSHSQTGKLHKAMKEILPHALFIGFTGTPILKKDERNSIELFGNYIHTYKFDEAVKDQVVLDLRYEARKVEQNITSQAKIDQWFEAKTRGLTEQAKTLLKQRWGTMQKVLSSKSRLSKIVGDIMLDFVTKDRLQSGRGNAILVADGIPQACKYYELFQAADFTKCAIITSYDASAKSIKGESIGDDERTEKIQQYEIY, translated from the coding sequence ATGAACCAAGTCGGACAACGTGAACGCCAAACCCAAAACCGCGTGGTGCAGTTATTCCAGCACCAGCTAAATTACCGCTACTTGGGAAATTGGCAACACCGACTTAATAACGGCAACATCGAAACCGAAATTGTTACCACCTTCCTCCGTGACAAACAAGGCTACAACGACACCCTAATTAACAAAGCTTTATATGAACTCAATAAAGTCGCAGGTGATCAAAGTAAAAACCTCTACGACATCAACAAAGAGATTTATAGCTTGTTGCGCTATGGTGTCAACGTCAAAGAAGAAGCAGGAGAAAAGAACCAAACCGTTTGGCTGATCAACTGGAAAGAACCCCTAGAAAATGACTTTGCCATTGCCGAAGAAGTCACCGTCAAAGGAGAAAACGATAAACGCCCGGATATAGTTCTATACATCAATGGCATCGCCCTCGGTGTTTTAGAACTAAAACGCAGTACCATCTCCGTCTCCGAAGGTATCCGCCAAAACCTCGATAATCAAAAATCTCTATTTATCAAATCCTTTTTTAACACCATGCAGTTAGTCATGGCAGGCAACGACACCGAAGGACTACGTTATGGAACTATCGAAACCTCAGAAAAATATTACCTGAGCTGGAAAGAAGACACCTATAGCGACATCGAGAACCCCTTAGATAAACACCTATTGCAACTTTGTGAAAAAACCCACCTTCTCGAACTGATCCACAATTTTGTAGTTTTTGACTGTGGGATCAAAAAACTCTGTCGTCATAATCAGTATTTTGGTGTCAAAGCAGCCCAAGATTATATTTCCCGTAACGAAGGGGGCATTATCTGGCATACCCAAGGCAGTGGTAAAAGCCTAACTATGGTTTGGCTGACAAAATGGATTCGGGAATATAACCCTCATGCTCGCGTGTTAATTATGACAGATAGGGAAGAACTAGACGAGCAAATTGAAGGCGTGTTTTTTGGTGTTAACGAAAACATCTATCGCACAAAAAGCGGTCAAGACTTGATCACCCAACTGAATAATACTACTCCTTGGTTACTCTGCTCCTTAATCCATAAATTTGGCAGAAAAGACAGTAGTGCAGAACAACGTGGTTACGACAATTACATAACCCAACTTAAAAGCAGTTTACCCCAAAACTTCCAAGTCAAAGGTGATATTTATGTCTTTGTTGATGAATGTCACCGCTCCCACTCCCAAACAGGTAAATTGCATAAAGCTATGAAGGAAATTTTGCCTCATGCTTTGTTTATTGGCTTTACTGGTACACCCATACTCAAAAAAGACGAACGGAATAGTATAGAACTTTTTGGGAACTATATTCACACATACAAATTTGATGAAGCTGTCAAAGATCAGGTAGTTTTAGACTTACGCTATGAAGCTCGGAAAGTAGAACAAAATATAACATCCCAAGCCAAAATTGATCAATGGTTTGAAGCTAAAACCAGAGGCTTAACTGAACAAGCGAAAACATTACTTAAACAACGCTGGGGAACAATGCAAAAAGTCCTCAGTTCTAAATCACGCTTGAGTAAAATTGTCGGTGATATTATGTTAGATTTTGTCACCAAAGATAGACTACAAAGTGGCAGAGGTAACGCCATTCTCGTAGCAGATGGTATTCCCCAAGCTTGTAAATATTATGAGTTATTCCAAGCAGCAGATTTTACAAAATGCGCCATTATCACCTCCTATGATGCCTCAGCCAAAAGCATTAAAGGCGAAAGCATTGGAGACGATGAACGCACGGAAAAGATACAGCAATATGAAATTTATTAA